The region GATCACCAAGGAGAACTACTCCCGCGACCCCCGCAACATCGCGCGGAAGGCCGAGACGTACCTGAAATCGACCGGCATCGCGGACACGGCGTACTTCGGGCCGGAGGCCGAGTTCTTCATCTTCGACGACATCCGCTACGGCGGCGGGTCGAACTTCGGCTTCTACTACATCGACTCCGAGGAGGGGACCTGGAACAGTGGGCGCGAGGAGAGGCCGAACCTGGGCTACAAGCCGCGCCACAAGGAAGGGTACTTCCCCGTCCCCCCGGCCGACTCGCAGCACGACCTGCGGGACGAGATGGTCCGCGTCATGGAGCAGGTGGGGCTGAAGATCGAGGCGCAGCACCACGAGGTGGCCACCGCCGGCCAGGCCGAGATCGACCTCCGGTTCGACACGCTGGTGAAGGTCGCCGACGCGCTGCAGTGGTACAAGTACATCTGCAAGAACGTCGCGCGGAGGGCCGGCAAGACGGTCACCTTCATGCCGAAGCCGCTCTTCGCCGACAACGGCTCCGGGATGCACACGCACCAGTCCCTCTGGAAGGGCGGCAAGCCGCTCTTCGCGGGGGAGGAGTACGGCGGGATGTCGAAGATGGCGCTGTGGTACATCGGCGGGGTCCTGAAGCACGCCAGGGCGATCTGCGCGTTCAGCAACCCGACGATGAACTCCTACAAGCGGCTGGTGCCGGGCTTCGAGGCCCCCGTGAACCTCGCGTACTCGAGCCGGAACCGCTCCGCGTCGGTCCGGATCCCGATGTACTCCGCCTCGCCGAAGGCGAAGCGCCTCGAGTTCCGCACGCCCGACCCGTCCTGCAACGGCTACCTCTCGTTCGCCGCGCAGCTGATGGCGGGCCTGGACGGCGTGCAGAACAAGATCGACCCCGGGCAGCCTCTCGACAAGGACATCTACGCGCTGTCGCCCGAGGAGCTGGCGAACGTGCCGACCACGCCGGGCTCCCTCGAGGAGTCGCTCAAGGCGCTGGAGGAGGACAACGAGTTCCTGCTGAAGGGCGACGTGTTCACGATCGACGTGATCGAGAAGTGGATCGAGTACAAGCTCGAGGCGGAGGTGAACCCCGTGAAGCTGCGGCC is a window of bacterium DNA encoding:
- the glnA gene encoding type I glutamate--ammonia ligase, yielding MNAKEVLGFAKSKSIEMVDLKFMDFIGTWQHFAVPIYELKEDSFEEGFGFDGSSIRGWQPIHASDMLVIPDPETAVVDPFIARPTLSLICNIVDPITKENYSRDPRNIARKAETYLKSTGIADTAYFGPEAEFFIFDDIRYGGGSNFGFYYIDSEEGTWNSGREERPNLGYKPRHKEGYFPVPPADSQHDLRDEMVRVMEQVGLKIEAQHHEVATAGQAEIDLRFDTLVKVADALQWYKYICKNVARRAGKTVTFMPKPLFADNGSGMHTHQSLWKGGKPLFAGEEYGGMSKMALWYIGGVLKHARAICAFSNPTMNSYKRLVPGFEAPVNLAYSSRNRSASVRIPMYSASPKAKRLEFRTPDPSCNGYLSFAAQLMAGLDGVQNKIDPGQPLDKDIYALSPEELANVPTTPGSLEESLKALEEDNEFLLKGDVFTIDVIEKWIEYKLEAEVNPVKLRPHPHEFFLYFDC